A window of the Mucilaginibacter sp. cycad4 genome harbors these coding sequences:
- a CDS encoding winged helix-turn-helix domain-containing protein → MEIPSFKLNGRIWIEIGEEKLLGHGRIELLERIHASGSIRQAALQMKMSYKQAWDLVNHMNDGFKQPLVISKRGGKGGGVALLTPFGLEIIGEFKDLQQKFLQFLESNSKK, encoded by the coding sequence ATGGAAATCCCTTCATTTAAGCTCAATGGCCGCATCTGGATAGAAATAGGCGAGGAAAAATTACTTGGCCATGGCCGCATTGAGTTGCTTGAGCGGATCCATGCATCAGGCTCCATCAGGCAGGCCGCACTTCAAATGAAAATGTCATACAAACAGGCCTGGGATTTGGTTAACCACATGAACGATGGTTTTAAACAGCCATTGGTAATTTCAAAAAGAGGGGGAAAGGGTGGTGGAGTAGCCTTGCTTACACCATTCGGACTGGAAATTATCGGGGAGTTTAAAGATCTGCAGCAGAAATTTCTTCAGTTTTTAGAATCAAATAGCAAAAAGTAA
- a CDS encoding YdeI/OmpD-associated family protein, which translates to MVDFNTIILQFAEQGEKTGWTYIEIPADIAQEMKPGNKKSFRVKGKLDEFEVRGMALMPMGEGNFIMALRKEVCKAIHKHRGAMLRVRLEPDDDFKYIIPDDLLECFEYEPEGGEFFNSLAGSHRGYFIKWIESAKTEVTRANRIAQTVNAMVRRMDYGQMLRAQKKTRE; encoded by the coding sequence ATGGTTGATTTTAATACTATTATATTACAGTTTGCCGAGCAGGGTGAAAAAACAGGGTGGACGTACATTGAAATTCCGGCCGATATAGCGCAGGAAATGAAGCCCGGAAATAAAAAATCATTTCGTGTAAAGGGTAAGCTTGATGAATTTGAGGTGCGCGGTATGGCCCTGATGCCTATGGGCGAAGGGAATTTTATAATGGCTTTGCGAAAAGAGGTCTGTAAAGCCATCCACAAACATCGCGGTGCCATGCTCCGGGTGCGCCTTGAACCCGATGATGATTTTAAATACATTATTCCCGATGATCTGCTGGAATGTTTTGAATATGAACCCGAAGGCGGCGAGTTTTTCAATAGCCTGGCCGGAAGCCACCGTGGGTATTTTATAAAATGGATTGAAAGTGCCAAAACTGAAGTTACCCGCGCTAACCGTATAGCACAAACCGTTAACGCCATGGTGCGCCGCATGGATTATGGTCAAATGCTACGGGCTCAAAAAAAAACAAGGGAGTAA
- a CDS encoding nuclear transport factor 2 family protein → MKTLKSIMLGLALLVIGTAAKATDKIEGDNLTKNYAINTYIDAMTRGKIQGFSEVVDQSAKFNMLRGTKVLSFSKTEVVDLLKANKNTEQDCVTSTSIVESNNDLAVVKVDMKYSTFTRSNYVTVTNTGSGWKITNVYSVFK, encoded by the coding sequence ATGAAAACTTTAAAATCAATCATGCTTGGCTTAGCCTTATTAGTAATAGGCACTGCTGCAAAAGCAACAGATAAAATAGAAGGCGATAACCTAACCAAAAACTACGCCATCAACACTTATATAGATGCCATGACCCGTGGTAAAATACAAGGCTTTAGCGAAGTGGTAGATCAATCGGCAAAATTCAACATGCTGCGCGGTACTAAAGTATTAAGTTTTAGCAAAACAGAAGTAGTTGACTTATTAAAAGCCAACAAAAATACCGAGCAGGATTGCGTTACCAGCACTTCAATTGTTGAAAGCAACAATGACCTTGCCGTGGTAAAAGTTGATATGAAATACAGCACTTTTACCCGCAGCAATTATGTAACCGTTACCAACACCGGCAGCGGCTGGAAAATCACAAACGTGTACAGCGTTTTTAAATAA
- a CDS encoding GDSL-type esterase/lipase family protein, with amino-acid sequence MKLKLFLLFIGLAFSVGVSAQQGFPFDNEIRAFKHQDSLSFPKPGGILFIGSSSIRMWTDLEQRYAGKPIIRRGVGGCELWQIADYYTPYILFPYAPRKIFIYAGENDISAGKSAQAVAASFAKLWELIHQKLPGAEVYFMSIKPSPVRAKYYDVVYAANELVKSYLKGKPKSYYVDLVPAIYKPGTTLPDSSLFNNDYLHLNSKGYDKWQKVLDPLVK; translated from the coding sequence ATGAAACTAAAGCTTTTTTTACTGTTTATCGGTCTTGCATTCAGCGTCGGTGTATCGGCCCAGCAGGGTTTCCCGTTTGATAATGAGATCAGGGCGTTTAAGCACCAGGACAGCCTGAGTTTTCCGAAACCGGGCGGCATTTTATTTATCGGCAGCTCATCTATCCGCATGTGGACCGATCTTGAGCAACGTTATGCTGGCAAGCCTATCATCAGGAGAGGGGTAGGCGGCTGCGAGTTATGGCAGATAGCTGATTATTACACGCCTTATATCCTGTTCCCGTACGCACCACGTAAAATTTTTATTTATGCAGGCGAAAACGACATTTCAGCCGGTAAATCGGCACAGGCTGTCGCCGCTTCATTTGCAAAACTCTGGGAGTTGATCCATCAGAAATTACCGGGCGCCGAGGTTTATTTTATGTCGATAAAACCGAGCCCGGTGCGTGCTAAATATTATGACGTTGTTTATGCTGCGAATGAGCTGGTAAAAAGCTACCTGAAGGGAAAACCTAAAAGTTATTATGTTGACCTGGTGCCGGCTATTTACAAACCGGGCACTACACTGCCCGATTCAAGTTTATTTAATAACGATTACCTGCACCTTAATAGTAAAGGGTATGACAAATGGCAAAAAGTGCTTGATCCGCTGGTGAAATAA
- a CDS encoding cytidine deaminase, with the protein MISHEIKIAFDEYESLADLHKTDRELCLEAQKALKNSHSPYSKFRVGAALRLQSGKIIYGSNQENVAYPSGLCAERVALFNWGANHPDDPIQAMAVTAHSDDFPIVKPITSCGSCLQVLAECEKQQNQSIKIILHAEDGPVWIIKGIENQLPFLFFEERIATP; encoded by the coding sequence ATGATAAGTCATGAAATTAAAATAGCCTTTGATGAATACGAATCATTGGCCGATCTCCATAAAACCGACCGTGAGCTGTGCCTTGAAGCGCAGAAAGCATTAAAAAATTCGCATTCTCCATATTCCAAATTCCGCGTTGGGGCTGCACTACGTTTGCAAAGTGGCAAAATTATCTATGGTAGTAACCAGGAAAATGTAGCCTACCCATCAGGTCTGTGTGCCGAGCGGGTAGCGTTGTTTAACTGGGGTGCCAACCATCCCGATGATCCTATCCAGGCCATGGCGGTGACTGCCCATTCGGATGATTTTCCGATTGTGAAGCCAATAACCTCATGCGGATCATGTTTGCAGGTATTAGCCGAATGCGAAAAGCAGCAAAATCAATCAATAAAAATTATATTGCATGCCGAAGATGGACCGGTATGGATCATCAAAGGCATTGAAAACCAATTGCCGTTTTTATTTTTTGAAGAACGTATAGCTACCCCATAA
- a CDS encoding DNA topoisomerase IV subunit B, with amino-acid sequence MAEPVNYSEDSIRSLDWKEHIRLRPGMYIGKLGDGSAYDDGVYVLLKEIIDNSIDEFVMGSGRTIEVNMSDHKVSVRDYGRGIPLGKVIDCVSKINTGGKYDSKAFQKSVGLNGVGTKAVNALSNSFTVQSYRDGRTKLAEFAKGELIRDESEKDTTQRNGTAINFIPDDTIFRHYRFIPEFVESMIWNYVFLNAGLTINFNNQKYFSERGLYDLLTRNTDAETLRYPIIHLKGEDIEIAMTHGQQYGEEYYSFVNGQNTTQGGTHQAAFREAVVKTVREFYKKEYDASDIRASIVAAIAIKVQEPVFESQTKTKLGSQNIGPDGPSVRGFINDFVKKELDNYLHKNQAAADALLKRILQSERERKDIAGIKKLANERAKKASLHNRKLRDCKLHFDDTHERKQDTTLFITEGDSASGSITKSRDVMTQAVFSLKGKPLNCFGLTKKVVYENEEFNLLQHALNIEDGLDALRYNNIVIATDADVDGMHIRLLLMTFFLQFFPDLVKAGHVSILQTPLFRVRNKKETIYCYSDEERRNAIAKLGNKPEITRFKGLGEISPEEFGLFIGKDMRLDPVILRDANIKALLEYFMGKNTPTRQMHIVNNLRVEKDDETINPTIAEKAEAEAELPVAV; translated from the coding sequence ATGGCAGAACCAGTTAATTATAGTGAAGATAGTATCCGCTCCCTCGATTGGAAGGAGCACATCCGTTTACGCCCCGGTATGTATATTGGCAAACTGGGCGATGGCTCTGCTTATGACGATGGTGTATATGTATTGCTCAAGGAGATCATTGATAACTCGATAGATGAGTTTGTAATGGGATCGGGCCGTACCATTGAGGTTAATATGAGCGATCATAAGGTATCGGTACGTGATTATGGCCGCGGTATCCCTTTGGGTAAAGTGATCGATTGCGTATCTAAAATAAATACGGGCGGTAAATATGATAGCAAGGCATTTCAAAAATCGGTAGGTTTAAATGGTGTGGGTACCAAGGCGGTAAATGCTCTTTCCAACTCATTTACAGTGCAATCATACCGCGATGGACGCACCAAGCTGGCCGAGTTTGCCAAAGGTGAGCTGATTCGTGATGAGAGTGAAAAAGACACTACCCAGCGCAACGGTACTGCTATCAATTTTATACCTGATGATACCATTTTCAGACATTACCGCTTTATCCCGGAGTTTGTTGAAAGTATGATCTGGAACTATGTGTTCCTGAATGCGGGCCTTACCATCAACTTTAACAACCAAAAATATTTTTCGGAACGGGGCCTTTATGACCTGCTTACCCGTAATACTGATGCCGAAACCTTGCGCTACCCGATCATCCACCTTAAGGGCGAGGATATTGAGATAGCCATGACCCATGGCCAGCAATACGGCGAAGAATATTATTCGTTTGTTAACGGTCAAAATACTACCCAGGGCGGTACACACCAGGCGGCTTTCCGTGAGGCGGTGGTAAAAACAGTGCGTGAGTTTTACAAAAAGGAATATGACGCATCCGACATCAGGGCTTCAATAGTAGCTGCTATTGCGATAAAAGTTCAGGAGCCGGTGTTTGAATCGCAAACTAAAACCAAACTGGGTTCACAAAATATTGGTCCGGATGGGCCATCGGTACGCGGCTTTATCAACGATTTTGTTAAAAAGGAGCTTGACAACTACCTGCATAAAAACCAGGCGGCTGCCGATGCCCTGCTAAAACGGATCCTGCAATCGGAACGTGAGCGCAAGGATATTGCCGGCATCAAAAAACTGGCCAATGAGCGTGCAAAAAAAGCATCATTACATAACCGCAAACTGCGCGATTGTAAATTGCACTTTGACGATACACACGAACGTAAGCAGGATACTACCTTATTCATAACCGAAGGTGACTCGGCCAGTGGTTCCATCACTAAATCGCGCGATGTGATGACACAGGCTGTATTTAGCTTAAAGGGTAAACCGCTTAACTGCTTTGGCCTCACCAAAAAGGTGGTTTACGAAAACGAAGAGTTTAACCTGCTGCAGCACGCCTTAAACATTGAGGATGGCCTTGATGCTTTACGTTATAACAATATTGTAATAGCTACTGATGCCGATGTGGATGGTATGCACATCCGCCTGCTGCTCATGACCTTCTTTTTGCAGTTTTTCCCCGACCTGGTAAAGGCCGGTCACGTTTCTATCCTTCAAACGCCGTTATTCCGGGTACGCAATAAAAAGGAAACCATTTATTGTTACAGCGATGAGGAACGCCGCAATGCCATAGCTAAATTGGGTAATAAACCCGAGATCACTCGCTTTAAAGGTTTAGGAGAGATTTCGCCCGAAGAATTTGGTTTGTTTATCGGTAAGGATATGCGCCTTGACCCGGTAATATTAAGGGATGCTAATATCAAAGCGCTGCTTGAATATTTCATGGGCAAGAATACGCCAACCCGCCAAATGCATATTGTAAACAATCTTCGTGTTGAAAAGGATGATGAAACCATCAACCCAACGATAGCTGAAAAAGCTGAAGCGGAAGCGGAATTGCCAGTAGCTGTGTAA
- a CDS encoding DNA gyrase/topoisomerase IV subunit A, with protein MSEDLHQNDTPSPNEEKLHAVTSLDGLYENWFLDYASYVILDRAVPHINDGLKPVQRRILHSLKEMDDGRFNKAANVIGNTMKYHPHGDASIGDAMVQIGQKNLLIDCQGNWGDPVTGDSAAAPRYIEARLSKFALDVVFNPDTTVWQASYDGRNKEPITLPVKFPLLLAQGAEGIAVGLATKILPHNFIELIDASIAVLKGERPNLLPDFPTGGMADASLYNEGQRGGKVRVRAKIIERDKKTLAITEIPFTTTTGSLIDSVISANDKGKIKIKKIEDNTAKDVEIIIHLAPGISPDVTIDALYAFTDCEVSISPNTCVIQDDKPRFMSVNDMLTESTFFTKDLLKQELEIRLKDLMEKIFFSSLLKIFIQEGMYKNPDYENSGNFEVVLEVLNRLFEPFFPQFYRTILPEDYKKLIDKPMSSITRFDVKKADEQMKALENEIKQVKHHLKHLTEYTIAWFEKLKDKYGKDRERKTELRTFDKVEAAQVALANVKLYVNRADGFIGSGLKKDDSVEYVGDCSDIDEIIVFRGDGRCMITKVQDKVFVGKDIIHVAVFKKNDERTVYNMIYKDGESGISYIKRFSVVGVTRDKEYDLTKGTKGSKVLYFTANPNGEAEVVNVALKPHAKLKKLQFDEDFAAIAIKGRGSMGNIITKYPVKKIMLKSKGVSTLAGRKIWYDDILKRLNADGRGKYLGEFDGDDRILNVLSNGIYELTSFDLNNHFDDKMILIEKYEAQKVYSVIHIDGKSKNYMVKRFTFENIALGKQISIISDEPGSKLVLMAQAAPVVSVVQLKGKDQTPETIELNLSEVIDVKGMKAMGNRLSQHPIKSVELISDEVATEETETEGPDREELQPTEAADDVDEAPQKDQPEQSSTASEKSQDQPVPPPAKKIDFEITNPDDIDIDNQGQLGLF; from the coding sequence ATGAGTGAAGATCTGCATCAAAACGATACACCAAGCCCTAATGAAGAAAAACTACACGCTGTTACCTCACTCGATGGGTTATATGAAAATTGGTTTCTTGATTACGCATCCTATGTAATTCTCGACAGGGCTGTTCCGCATATCAACGACGGGTTAAAGCCTGTGCAACGCCGCATCCTGCATTCGTTGAAGGAAATGGACGACGGGCGTTTCAACAAGGCCGCCAACGTTATCGGTAACACCATGAAATATCATCCCCACGGTGATGCTTCCATTGGTGACGCCATGGTGCAGATTGGTCAAAAAAACCTGCTGATAGACTGCCAGGGTAACTGGGGCGACCCGGTAACCGGCGACTCGGCCGCAGCCCCCCGTTATATCGAAGCGCGCTTATCAAAATTTGCGCTCGATGTTGTTTTTAACCCGGATACCACCGTTTGGCAGGCCAGCTATGATGGCCGTAACAAAGAACCTATTACCCTGCCGGTAAAGTTCCCCTTGCTGCTTGCACAGGGGGCCGAAGGTATTGCGGTAGGTTTGGCTACCAAAATATTGCCTCATAACTTTATTGAACTAATTGACGCTTCTATCGCCGTATTAAAAGGCGAGCGCCCTAACCTCCTGCCTGATTTCCCTACCGGCGGTATGGCCGATGCTTCCTTATACAATGAAGGGCAGCGCGGCGGTAAAGTGCGGGTAAGGGCTAAAATTATTGAGCGCGATAAAAAAACGCTCGCCATTACCGAAATACCTTTTACCACCACTACCGGCAGCCTGATAGATAGCGTGATCTCGGCCAATGACAAGGGTAAGATCAAGATCAAAAAAATTGAAGATAATACCGCTAAAGATGTAGAGATTATCATCCACCTGGCGCCAGGTATCTCGCCCGATGTAACTATCGACGCGCTTTATGCTTTTACAGATTGCGAAGTATCCATATCGCCAAACACCTGCGTAATACAGGACGACAAGCCACGCTTCATGAGCGTGAACGATATGCTTACCGAAAGCACGTTCTTTACCAAAGACCTGCTTAAACAGGAACTGGAGATCAGGCTGAAAGATTTGATGGAGAAGATCTTTTTCAGCTCGTTGCTCAAAATTTTCATACAGGAAGGGATGTATAAAAACCCCGACTACGAAAATTCAGGTAACTTTGAGGTGGTGCTGGAAGTGTTGAACCGTTTGTTTGAGCCTTTCTTTCCGCAGTTTTACCGCACCATCCTGCCCGAGGATTATAAGAAGCTGATAGATAAACCTATGAGCAGCATCACCCGCTTTGATGTTAAAAAAGCGGATGAGCAGATGAAAGCGCTCGAAAATGAGATAAAACAGGTAAAACATCACCTGAAACACCTTACCGAGTATACTATTGCCTGGTTCGAAAAACTAAAGGATAAATATGGTAAGGACAGGGAGCGTAAAACCGAACTGCGCACCTTTGATAAGGTTGAAGCTGCACAGGTAGCGTTGGCGAATGTCAAGTTATATGTTAATAGGGCCGACGGCTTTATTGGATCTGGCCTGAAGAAAGATGATTCGGTTGAATATGTTGGCGATTGCTCAGACATTGACGAGATCATTGTTTTCAGAGGCGACGGGCGCTGCATGATCACCAAAGTGCAGGACAAGGTTTTTGTTGGGAAAGACATTATCCACGTTGCTGTATTTAAAAAGAATGACGAACGCACCGTTTATAATATGATATATAAAGATGGCGAAAGCGGCATCAGTTATATCAAGCGTTTCTCGGTAGTTGGCGTAACCCGTGATAAAGAATATGACCTAACCAAGGGCACAAAGGGCTCAAAAGTGTTATACTTTACTGCCAACCCCAACGGTGAAGCCGAGGTAGTGAATGTGGCGCTTAAGCCTCATGCCAAACTTAAAAAACTGCAGTTTGATGAAGACTTTGCGGCAATAGCTATTAAAGGCCGTGGCTCGATGGGTAATATCATTACCAAATACCCGGTTAAAAAGATCATGCTCAAAAGTAAAGGCGTATCAACTTTGGCCGGTCGCAAAATTTGGTATGATGATATTTTAAAACGCCTTAATGCCGATGGCCGCGGTAAATACCTGGGCGAGTTTGATGGCGACGACCGCATTTTGAATGTATTGAGCAATGGTATTTATGAACTCACCAGTTTTGATCTGAACAATCACTTTGATGATAAGATGATCCTGATTGAGAAGTACGAAGCTCAAAAAGTTTATTCGGTGATCCATATTGATGGCAAATCGAAAAACTATATGGTTAAGCGGTTTACGTTCGAAAACATAGCACTTGGCAAACAGATAAGTATCATCAGCGATGAGCCGGGTTCAAAACTGGTACTGATGGCACAAGCAGCTCCTGTGGTTAGTGTAGTGCAACTCAAAGGCAAAGATCAAACTCCCGAAACCATTGAACTTAACCTTTCTGAAGTGATTGATGTTAAAGGCATGAAGGCCATGGGTAACCGCCTGTCACAGCATCCTATAAAATCGGTTGAGTTAATTAGCGACGAGGTTGCAACTGAAGAGACTGAAACAGAAGGGCCAGACAGAGAAGAGCTGCAGCCAACGGAAGCTGCAGATGATGTGGATGAAGCGCCGCAAAAAGATCAACCGGAGCAATCATCAACAGCATCAGAGAAATCACAAGATCAACCGGTGCCCCCTCCTGCTAAAAAAATAGATTTTGAGATCACTAACCCTGACGATATCGACATAGATAACCAGGGACAGTTAGGGTTATTTTAA
- the groES gene encoding co-chaperone GroES: MSLNIKPIGDRVVVQAAPAEEKTASGIIIPDTAKEKPQRGTIVAVGQGKVDEPLTVKVGDEVLYGKYAGTEITYEGKEYLIMRETDIYAVL, from the coding sequence ATGTCATTAAACATTAAACCGATCGGTGACAGGGTTGTGGTACAAGCCGCACCAGCCGAAGAGAAGACTGCTTCAGGTATCATTATTCCGGATACTGCTAAAGAAAAACCTCAGCGTGGAACTATCGTTGCTGTAGGACAGGGAAAAGTTGATGAGCCTTTAACCGTAAAAGTTGGTGACGAGGTTTTATATGGCAAATATGCCGGTACTGAAATTACCTACGAAGGTAAAGAGTACTTAATCATGCGTGAAACTGACATTTACGCGGTTCTTTAA
- the groL gene encoding chaperonin GroEL (60 kDa chaperone family; promotes refolding of misfolded polypeptides especially under stressful conditions; forms two stacked rings of heptamers to form a barrel-shaped 14mer; ends can be capped by GroES; misfolded proteins enter the barrel where they are refolded when GroES binds) produces the protein MMAKQVKYNVEARDALKRGVDILANAVKVTLGPKGRNVIIDKKFGSPAITKDGVTVAKEIELKDALENMGAQMVKEVASKTADIAGDGTTTATVLAQAIVTAGIKNVAAGANPMDLKRGIDKAVAAVVENLKSQSQTVGEDNNKIKQVASISANNDEVIGSLIAEAMEKVGKDGVITVEEAKGTETEVKTVEGMQFDRGYLSPYFVTNADKMEAELENPFILIYDKKISSMKELLPILEKQVQTGKPLLIIAEDLDGEALATLVVNKIRGSLKVAAVKAPGFGDRRKAMLEDIAILTGGTLISEERGYKLENADLSYLGTAEKIVIDKDNTTIINGSGSAEEIKGRVSQIKSQIESTTSDYDREKLQERLAKLSGGVAVLYVGAATEVEMKEKKDRVDDALHATRAAVEEGIVAGGGVAFIRAVAALADLKGDNEDENTGIQIIRRAIEEPLRQICENAGIEGSIVVQKVKEGTADFGYNARTDKYENLIAAGVIDPTKVGRVALENAASIAAMLLTTEVVLADDPEDEKAGAPPMGGGMGGMM, from the coding sequence ATCATGGCAAAACAAGTTAAATACAATGTTGAAGCACGCGACGCCTTAAAACGCGGTGTTGATATCCTTGCTAACGCAGTAAAAGTAACCTTAGGCCCTAAAGGCCGTAACGTAATTATCGACAAAAAATTTGGCTCACCGGCCATCACTAAAGACGGTGTTACTGTAGCTAAAGAAATTGAATTAAAAGATGCCCTTGAAAACATGGGCGCACAAATGGTTAAAGAAGTAGCTTCAAAAACTGCCGATATTGCAGGTGATGGTACTACTACTGCTACCGTTTTAGCCCAGGCTATTGTAACAGCAGGTATTAAAAACGTAGCTGCCGGTGCAAACCCGATGGATTTGAAACGCGGTATCGACAAAGCTGTTGCTGCGGTTGTTGAAAACCTGAAATCACAGTCACAAACCGTTGGTGAAGACAACAACAAAATCAAACAAGTTGCTTCTATCTCTGCAAATAACGATGAGGTTATCGGTTCGTTAATTGCTGAAGCAATGGAAAAAGTTGGTAAAGACGGTGTGATCACTGTTGAAGAAGCAAAAGGTACCGAAACTGAAGTTAAAACTGTAGAAGGTATGCAGTTTGACCGTGGTTACCTTTCTCCATACTTCGTAACCAATGCTGATAAAATGGAAGCAGAATTAGAAAACCCTTTCATCCTGATCTACGACAAGAAGATCTCTTCAATGAAAGAATTGCTTCCTATCCTTGAAAAACAAGTACAAACCGGCAAACCATTATTGATCATTGCCGAGGATCTTGACGGCGAAGCTTTAGCTACTTTGGTAGTTAACAAAATCCGTGGCTCATTGAAAGTTGCTGCTGTTAAAGCTCCAGGCTTTGGTGACCGTCGTAAAGCCATGTTAGAGGATATCGCAATCCTTACCGGTGGTACTTTAATCTCTGAAGAAAGAGGTTATAAATTAGAGAACGCTGACCTTAGCTACTTAGGTACTGCTGAAAAAATCGTTATCGACAAAGATAATACTACTATCATCAATGGTTCTGGTTCTGCCGAAGAGATCAAAGGCCGCGTAAGCCAGATCAAATCTCAGATCGAATCAACAACTTCTGATTATGACCGCGAAAAATTACAAGAGCGCTTAGCCAAATTATCTGGCGGTGTTGCTGTACTTTACGTAGGTGCTGCTACCGAAGTTGAAATGAAAGAGAAAAAAGATCGTGTTGACGACGCGCTACACGCTACACGTGCCGCTGTTGAAGAAGGTATCGTAGCCGGTGGTGGTGTTGCTTTCATCCGCGCGGTTGCTGCTTTAGCTGACCTTAAAGGTGATAACGAAGACGAAAACACTGGTATCCAGATCATCCGTCGCGCTATCGAAGAGCCTTTACGTCAGATCTGCGAAAACGCAGGTATCGAAGGTTCAATCGTTGTGCAAAAAGTTAAAGAAGGCACTGCCGACTTTGGTTACAATGCACGTACCGATAAATATGAAAACCTGATTGCTGCAGGTGTTATCGACCCAACTAAAGTAGGTCGTGTAGCTTTAGAAAACGCAGCTTCAATTGCAGCTATGTTGTTAACAACAGAAGTTGTATTGGCTGATGATCCTGAAGATGAAAAAGCAGGCGCTCCACCAATGGGTGGCGGCATGGGCGGTATGATGTAA
- a CDS encoding mechanosensitive ion channel domain-containing protein — MKLDEFYTEFHHWLINRGPNYLGGLIIFFIGLWFIKFLRARLRMRMMKRGIHSSLQPFFLSLTITALYVLLIIWVMNIIGLEMSIFTTIIGAFSVAAGLALSGTFQNFAGGVLILLLKPFEIDDSIVAQGQDGRVVSIQMFYTVLITADNKTVIIPNGKLFNEVIVNITREGRRRLDFELRVGYNNDIEKAKAIMTGVVNANKDILQDPAARVGVISLDNDCVRFTINVWVDPADFLNAKINLQEQMLKELAAGGVNFPKPGF, encoded by the coding sequence ATGAAACTGGACGAATTTTACACTGAGTTCCACCATTGGCTTATTAACCGCGGCCCTAATTATTTAGGTGGACTAATCATATTTTTTATTGGTTTATGGTTTATTAAGTTTTTACGTGCAAGGCTTCGCATGCGTATGATGAAGCGCGGCATCCACTCATCATTACAACCATTTTTCCTGAGCCTAACCATTACAGCACTGTATGTTTTACTCATTATTTGGGTAATGAACATCATCGGGTTGGAAATGAGCATTTTCACAACCATTATCGGCGCATTTTCAGTAGCTGCCGGTTTGGCTCTGTCGGGCACATTTCAAAATTTTGCAGGTGGTGTGCTGATCCTGTTATTAAAACCTTTTGAGATAGATGACAGCATTGTAGCGCAAGGCCAGGATGGCAGAGTGGTATCTATACAGATGTTTTATACTGTGCTTATTACGGCCGATAACAAAACCGTTATTATCCCTAACGGAAAGCTATTTAACGAGGTTATTGTAAACATAACCCGCGAAGGCCGCCGCCGTCTTGATTTTGAATTGCGGGTAGGCTACAACAATGATATAGAAAAGGCGAAGGCCATCATGACCGGCGTAGTAAATGCCAATAAAGATATCCTTCAAGACCCGGCCGCGCGGGTGGGTGTTATCAGCCTGGATAACGATTGCGTAAGGTTTACTATTAATGTTTGGGTTGATCCCGCCGATTTCCTTAATGCCAAGATAAACCTACAGGAACAAATGCTTAAGGAGCTTGCCGCGGGCGGCGTTAATTTCCCTAAACCAGGATTTTGA